A region of the Thamnophis elegans isolate rThaEle1 chromosome 1, rThaEle1.pri, whole genome shotgun sequence genome:
TATCTAATCCATTAATCACCTCCAGAATGATGCGACTCCATTGCGACCCCAGGCCGGTTGGAAGAGCCAAATCTTCAGGTCCTTTTGGAGGGCCAAAATATATGAACTGGCGTACCTTCAAAGGACTCCTTAGTTCATCCCAATTGTGTCCTTTTCTGGACTGGGAAGACATTTGGATTACTGCAGTGCACTCCCTTTAAGTGGTCTTTGAAGTCACTCAAAAGTTATACTGGTCCAGAATGTGCCATGTTGGACATTCCTAGGTTCCCCTTTATTATACCCTGTTGCATGAACTAAACTGGCTCAGTTTCTTTTGGGGTACAATTCCAGGTTTATcgcctttaaagtcctacatggcatagGACCAGATTATCTGTGGAAGTGGTCCTACCTGAGGCTATCTGCCCATCCCACTAGAGCAGATAGGACAGACATGATCCAGGTCCCTTCCCTTAAACATTGCTACAACATGGGTCCTTGGAAATGTTCCTTTCTTGTTGCAGCCCGTCTCATGCATCACATTCCCCCTTGATATCTCATAagcccacacccacccactcttTTATGCTACTGAAGAGCACTTAAAACTTGCTATTCCCCTAAGTACTGAGATAGTATGAGTTCACAGCAAAATAAGAATGCTGTGGGTTCATGAAGGAATGGTGGTTGGGGTGCTGGGTTTTGTTGTCCTTTTTGCATTTATAGCTGTAGATATTGTTTTCATTGGTTGCAAATTTGGTTTTAAGATGGTCAGCTGTACAAgtgtaatagatagatagatagatagatagatagatagatagatagatagatagatagatagatagatagatagatggatggatggatggatggatggatggatggatggatggatggatggatggatagaaagaaagaaagaaagagaaagaaagaaagaaagaaagaaagaaagaaagaaagaaagaaagaaagaaagaaagaaaagttatacaaTTTGCTACTAACATTTGTTGCATATTGAGTTATAATGTCCTAGGGGGCGAGAGGGGAGGTTGTTGTCAGCTTAAATGTAGATGTTAAACTTGATTCCATGATAATCATCTTACttccataatttaaaaaaacaacttttttaTTTCCTATCAGCCACTCCAATAATTATTTAGTTACATTTTCATTGTTACCACTATACTGTTATATTTTATtgaatctgaaaatatttttaagtaaatcactgtTACTTTTTTTTGAATGAAATGTGGtacataattaaatataattttaatatctGCAGAAAACAACTTACAAACTAAACTATTGAACACATTTGCACAACATTTAGATATTCATTTTGAAAGGTACTCCACAAGTCCTTTTATAGGGATACTTTAACAATTCCTGCAAATAGAGAGAGAGGATAATACAGGGATATGAAGTGATAAACTAGGTGATAGAATCTTACACAGAGTTTTATCCACACGTTTTAGTTACTCAGTTTTGTGCAAGAAAAAGAATGGGCTTATTGCTATTGGTTTGTATAAAGTACATACAGTAAATATAAACAGTAAAATACTAGTCTCTCCTatatttttaaactcttttttgAGTGATGTCACGCACAGCTCCACAAAAtggttttgctttaaaacaaACATATTTAAATCTCACTGAAGTCAATaaagatacatttattttaatgccCTTTGCTTAGTCCTTTATTGGACCTTTCCTCAGTTTTAATGCACTTTTTATTGAATAATTTTCAACCAATCAGCCATCCCCAGCTAACATCAAGCTCATAAAATATTCTAAACTTCCCATATTCTAGTCTGTTTTAGCAAAATGTGCATGTGCTTTTTTATTAGTTGGCTTTTGTATATTTAAAAGGCAATAATCTTGAAAATAAGCACTGGGTGGGTGATCATAAATAATACCACCTCCCTCCAAAAAATTTCATCAAACGGTCAGAATTGCTAGTTATATAATTGTCCACTGAATCCCATATTCATTAAATCTGAGAAAACAAACAAGGTATGAATTGCCTAAAACTGAGAAATAAACTACATTGGGATGCACGTAAGGCCATGCAAACATCCGGTGCACAAATTGTGTTGAGCACAGTACCACTGCTTTCATATTTATGTAGAATTTGAAATGGATATTTCTCAATGGAAAAAGTTGGAAAGTATTTCAGAGTACCGAGAGCAGGAAAAAGACAAAGCCAACAGCAGCAATGCTTGGTGGATAAGAGGAAGTTCAAGAAGACAAATCCTGGAAAAATCAAGGGTAGGGTTGGATTTGCTGCTCTTAAATTCAAGGGGAGCAGTGGCAGGTGGCAACCTAAGGTAGATGAAAAAAGGAAGATGTTGCAAAGGTCAGAGGAAAAGTGGGTGAACTTCCTTGGATTTGAGAATAGTGTATCCagtccagtgatgaaattcaattttttttactaccggttctgtgggcgtgtcttggtaggcatggtgtagcttggtgggcgtggcaggggaaggatactgcaaaatttccatttccacccAATTCCAAGGGAaagtactgcaaaatctccatttccacctcactctggggccagccggaggtggcatttgccggttcttcgaactactcagtTTCTACTagcagttcttcagaacctgctggatttcaccccgatCCATTCCCTATGCACAAAAACATGTAAATGCATACCAACCACATTTTATTTTACCCAATTATTGACATTCACACATTGTAATGGTAATATCATCTATGTAGGTGGAAAATGCCATGATTGATGTATATGATGTTGTTTATGAAGATGTGAGAAACAACATTTCCAGCACCAGAAGAGAGGAGCTATATTCCATTCACAAGATGGTAAGTTGCTGATGGTTTTGGAATAGGTTAGCTTTGTCCCAGCTTAGTTAATTTTTTACTCTTTCGTCCCAGAATTGCCAGTTGAGATAGCCAATGAGCAACTTATCAGTGGCAGTTCAATGTAGGAGATCTCTGGCTGaggcattttgaaaaaaaaacccagttcccAATGGCCAtatccaatattttatttcagcAGAATTTCTTTCACATTTTCAATAAAATGAAACTAATCATGCTTTGGGAATAATCTGATGCAAGATAAGTGCATTTCTACCACTAATTTAAATGGAGAACGTTGAATTGTTTTCTGTAAGAGACTTGAAGAGATCTGAAAATATTAATTCCTTTTATTTCCCTTCATTTATTTCAGAgaatggaggggggaagggggaaccccatacaaataaatataaaatatagtgtcatgtataaaaagaaaataatagtcCAGAAGCTTGGGAGAATACAATGCCATTCTTGGCATTGGCATAGGCAAATctctatttgaatttgaattgaattgaaatgaatttattatatttctatgccgcccttttccccgaagaggactcagggcggctcacaacccaagtcaaggggggggggtacaaataaggaataaaaaagacgaacaaaacaatacctcaatttaaaagcacacaacaaccataccattcgagggggggacaaaaactcattagccccaggcctgtcggaacagccaggttttaagggctatgcggaaggcctggagggtggtgagggttcaaatctccacggggagctcgttccagagggccggaggagccacagagaaggccctcctccgggtggtcgccagtcagcattggccagcggatggaattcagaggaggcctaatctgtgggatctaatcggtctattggaggtaattggcagcaggcggtctctcaagtacccaggtccaataccatgaatgaCATTTCAACGTGATCAGCTTTGGCATAAACATGCCGCTTTTTGTAACAGTGGCAAGTCTTTTACTCTTCTCAATGGCTTGCTAGGGAAAATAGTTTAGCAGCTGGAACAATAATTAGTACAGCAAACATCAATAATTCCACTGAACTCTTTTGTTTCCTACACAATCAATTCAAATTTATATTGGCCTTTCTCTGGTACTTCATTTGGAGTTGCTTTCACCTCTTCAGAGCTTTGACAAAAGAATTATTTTGCTTAATCATTAATATACAAATTCCTACTTTTCCCATACTGTTACATGTGCAGCATATTTCTAAACGAGAAAAAAGTTTACCCTATCAAGGAATCTACAATAGAAGCTAACTAACAAAGCAAAGTGGAAATAAGATGTAGCATTGTAACTGAATGACATCTGCAACTCAGCGTAGTAATTCTGAATGGGAGGCTAGCTAATGAATAAGGCATGAAAAATAGCAGTATTCTGAATATATGAAAAATACTgcaagataaagggagggaggagtcaCATACAAGTCCTCTCCAAAAGGTgactaaatgaaatattttcctgtcagattgtttttaaaaatatctaacaAGGGCCGTAAGAAATATCTGTTTCTCATACTTAACAGTTCTTGCCTCCTTTCTGTACAAAATTCACTTTTTTTAGAACTCAAAATTCATAGCTATATTTTATGTTTATAATTGCATAGTTATTGTTGTATTCAAAAATAACTGCAAATCCCAGATTCTGTTATGAATCTTTGGCAACACATTGCTAAAACAGTGACTTACAAAAAAAGGAACTTACAAAATATAAAAGGAGTTTGTTTCCAAGCTTGTTGGGAACCAGAAAATATAGTTTTATGATGGCCCTTCTATGCTGCCTTTAATCACTGTGAAATCTGGGAACAATCTAGAAGCAATTATCAGACCACTGGGCTAATTAATGAAATGCAATCATAGAAAATTATCACATGTGTCACTCAGAGTCCTTCTAAAGTCTGTAAGGGCTAAGAAATGCAGCCCTGAACTAAAAATAAGATAAATCTCGTTCTTTTCTTCCGTGAAAAgtgaaagaaggtttattgaattaaataaattaaaaattaaaaggttaCATTAAATAATCATAATGACCCAAATACAGTTAATTTGTTTCTATCAGAAGTCTTACTGGGCTTCTATGTGTGCGTGTCTGGAGATAAAGCATGTAGTCTTTTTGTGGGGAAATGAGGGGGAGCTTTTGTAAATACTTCCTACTGTCCTGCAACTAACAAGATTTGCATAACATGCTAAGGCCAAATATCAGCCCAATATGTCTATTAGAGATCTATATTTCCACATAACTAAGGTACTGATTTTACCTTCAAAGCCTTTCATGCCACAGGACCAGAACTTTGATTTTTCCACAAGATATGACAAGGTTAGGTGCTGCACGTCTCTTCGGTTAAACAATGTCACATGATGGGACCCAGAAGACAACCCTTCTCTATTATGGTCCCAACTCTATGGAACAacgtcagaatattcatgaactggaataggacataacaacaggtcagccattggggactggctggaataggacatagtaCCAAAGTCAACCAATGAGggcagcaaggagcctgggcgtggcttaggttTAGCTTAACTGCCCTGTATAGAGGAGGTTCTCTTtgtctgtattaagctctgaaACGAAACGAAACTGGTCTGATGCTCTGATCTGAAGCTGAAGAACCACTCTTGCTATTGTATATATTACtgcatgtgttattatgtatataaagagaagttaatgaatcctgccgAATCagttgtgctttctggatttgatttctgcaacataCTCTGACACAGCATATATCTCTGATACAGATTGTCTTGTTTGCTGGCCTTTCATCAGGTTTTCTCCTTTGGCACTGCGCCAGAAATAAAGTGAATCCATTTGAGAAGTTTACATGTGTGGATATAAATGAGTTGCCCTGGGTTCAGTGTGTTTTTATTAATGTTGTGTGAATTTGAGGTTTTTAATTTGATATTAGCACTCCAGAATCATATGACCAGTGGGCAattatagaaattaaataaataaataatctcatGAGTAACCAACTGGAATCAAGATTTTACCAACCACAAGAAAGAACAAATCAGAATAACCAAAGAGTATCAagtaaaagaataataaagaagGAACAAAATCAAAAGTGGGCAGATTCCTTCTCAAAAGCTTGTAACAACTCCAATCTAGTTTTTTTTCCTACATAAATAATAATATGTTTAAAATTCTATTTTAGTTTCTATGTTGTGGGAAGAAGTCAGCCTTTGCCGAAAGAAACAGCATAGAAGATGAAATGTGTACATCAGAAATTCTGGAAATAGAAGAAGAGGTAATAAAACACTGGACTGTGAGGCCATTCCTTTCTCTTCAGGCACCCAGGGATACTTTCCATACAGTATGGGAGTAACATCAGAATCCCCCCTCACCCAGGGGtagacttcaaaaatttcagcgagttctctgcctggttgctgggtgggtgtggcaatggtgggcgtggcctggttggccttctgcaccataGCAAAAGGTGACATTTTCACCTTCCttaggctccggaagctttcctcaagcctctgggagagcgaaaattgccttccccagactctggcagccttccaggaggcccattttccccctcctcatgcctccatgtgggccctgcacttaccttgcatacaaaacgggccatgtggatactcttgggaggggcagggagaggTGGgatcagccaggggtgggatttggaggttctacaAACGgtcataacgttagctatggattctcccaaacccgggcaaacccatagcagccgacccctgccccccctccagcTTCTGAGCAGCTGTCATGAGGTTAGAATACAGTGATAAAGATTGTCACTTTCATCGTGGCATTGAGCTTTCTCTATAGGGTGAAGCAGAGTTCCAAAAAAATATAGTAGACCTAGGAACAGCACTATAGAAAAAATGGCATCCTTGGCACTTTTGAAGCATATAATGCTTGGGTGTGCAAATCATCTTGCAGCCCTAGGGTGCAGGACTTAAAATTATTGCTTTCATGGTACCATGATAGGAAGGTTGATTATACATTATCATCACTGAATTATCAACTTCTTTTACTGCCTTTTGAGAAGGCTTATGGGAatttaagaaacaaacaaaccttcGTAGCTTTATTAAGCCTACTGGAAAGGAACAGCTGAAATGAACAAAATGTAAAGTATGTCAGTTTTTTCTCCATTAAAACAAAAGTAGGATTTCCTCTGCTCCAGTGTTCACCCTGACATTTTATTTAAAACGTGAATAAAATTCAATCAAATTCCAGTAATTTGCGGTCTTACTTCCAGAACTTACACATATTTAGTCAGAGAATAAGGACATTGTACTTTGTAGGCTCTCTTCTTGTTTTGTGAGCTTAGAGAAGCCCTGGGAGAGATGAAAGGACTTGCTTTGCAAAACACAAAATGACTCTGCAATCCAAAGTAAGTGATCTGCTCTTTCAGCAGTTAATTAAAAAGATGCAGCAGTGAGAAAACACAGGGCCATTACAAATGAATTATGAGGGCATCTGGATCCTCCATAAAACTCAGTGGTTGAGCCAGAGGGAGATTGTActgaaaaagcttttttaaagaacatttatttgttcTTCCCTTCTGAGAGGAGATTCGTGGAAAGAATATGCTAGAAGTTTCATTCCCTGAAATTAGATGCCTGCCTTTTGTTTTGGTTTCTCCTATTGCTGGATCTGGAGACATGCTACCATTCTTGTTTTATCGGCTTTCTACTTATGGATAATTGTAGCCCAAAGATGAAACATGCTGATTTGTTGATTAAAAAGAGATGTTCACTCTTAGCTCCAGATTATGATGTGTCAGAGTCACCATGAGATAATATTATCCTGTAAGCCAGAATGAGATACAGCATCAtagttaattataattaattataattattagccATTGCAAAAGTAATTATATTGCACTTCCTGTTTTACCCTCTTCCGGTTAAGATGGTCAGCATAGCAAACTATACAACCTGGCTTCTTTTTGTTGTTAGCTTTCTTGCATGGAACCGAGACAGAAAGCCCAAACTATAGTAAGATGACATCATGATTAATTCTGAATTACCTAACAGGCCTTTCTACTATAGGAAGGCATTTGAGGTAATGCAAAAATACTTAATAACTGCACAGCATCTTTCACCTAAATTAAGTGAAACTTCATTTTTATTCTGAAGATCATTTGTATTCTAAATTGTgaaatttaaaatgcaaatttaGCCAGCAATACAGATATAATAATATGAACATTACAGACCTCAGTGGTAGCTTTTCCAAATGTTTGATTTCAAAAAATAACTGAAAATGTTTTTGGTCGGAGTCTGCTGATCTGTTATCTGTGCTGCtccctatttatttttttaaatttattttatttgataggTTGTCAAGGAGCCAAATATCTGGGCCTGGCAATTGCTTTTATTAACTTCCTTTCCTAAAtctttcaatttcattttaagtGGTGTTTCACTTAAGAATATAATTTCCAATTTGTAACAGACAGGCAACACATCATGCTAAATGTTAATCTTACCATAAAATCTGAATTCTACCTTAATTTCAAGCATACATCAGAATTGAAATGAGCATCATAGTGCATGAAATTGAGTGGAAATCCACCTTACTATCCAGACAAAAATCTCTTTCTTTCCACTCCACAAAGTAGCAATAAAACTTAGGGAAAAAATAACCTGAATCCTAATTAACAAGTATGTGACTAAGAATATAAGTATGGAATATAACGTAGAGATGAAACCTATCAATGAAGGCTGATAGAACTGTAAAGTCCAATGTGTTTCAATAAGAGTTTACTCCCATGTGAGTGGatattaattctatttttttaaaactgcaggATTGTCTCCAACAAATCAAATACTTCCTGAAAAAACATATGGACATTGTCTGTGTACTGATGACCATCACAATTTTCTTCATGGTAATTCTTTGTGTTCCagtatctctccctccctccctccctccctctgcctctgGTTGAAGTAGCATTGCAAACTGAGCAAGGAGATGGAACTAAAGTTCTGCAAAAACTGAGTAAAATTAAAGTTTTGGTTAAACCAAAAGAACTGGCAAAGATAAATTATTTGTTTGGAATTCAGATTTGTTCCCTATGGCCATCTAAGACACCAAGAGTTACCTCTGGATAAGAGGGACGGCACATCAAtcaatccaataaacaaacaaacaaacaaacaaacaaataaatcctcATTGAAGGTCAAATTCAGAGCCCCATAAAACACTCAATATGCTCTGAATTGTTCTTGGGCTAGTCTTTGCCCTTCTTATCCAAACCAGAAAGTCATCTTCTTCCTAGCATTCCACTTATCCCAaccagagaggaaggagaaataatTTTGGTTGTCATGGTTATTATCCATTAcagtttttctttttgaaaagaagAAATTCCGGCTCTATTATTGGTAAATACAGTATCTTCAGACATTTCTAGATTAACCTTCCCTGATCCCTATCAGTGAATTACTGTCTTAGATCTAGCAGAAGTGTTTTCaaattggtgctctctgatctttcCGACGCTTCATAGTGAGATCTACCCCATCATTTTAAACcaaaatgtgatttatttaattttggtTTAGCACTAAATTTAGCCCAGAAGTCTGCCTTGTGAACCAAGGTTTATGGCTTAATGTAATGTGTGAACCCAATCAATTAATGATCAATTAGAACTCCATAGTATTAGCTTATAATaattaaagtataataataaaagtatcaTTCAGCCATGATTTTAGATGATTTAAATATAACTCTTTGTTTTCTAATGGTCCATTATTAGTCCACTGCATTTATAAATACAAATCTACATAATCAGACCTGAATAAATTTGCATAGAtgtaaacatattttttataaaataatatttttatgtacACAAGTATGAATCAATGTTTTAAAACTTGCATTATTTTCTGCTTATGTAAGGAAGTGCAAACACCTGCTCTCTAATTGTCAATAGTTACTTTTAAGCTAATGAATTAAAAACAGCATTAGATTGTCCAGTAACTAAATATGGCATATTAAATGATCAAGAACTTCTTCTAATGGATTAATTTAATCAATCAGCTGAGAAGCATTGCTGTTCCATGCACCTGAATGCAAAATGAAACCTCAGTAAATTCAGTGGGATTTAGTTAGATCTGTATTGGATTAGACTGCAAATTTTATATGCCAATATTGTATGCATTCACTATATCATATCTCCCCCTAATAAGTTGGGGTATAATTTCTAATTCTCAGTCTGACATAGATATTTCTTTTCCAAGCTTGAATGTCAAGACAAGTCAGGtcttataattaaataattagaaatgaattaataagtaatattttttaaaatctacttgAATTTTGGCACTGAGATCAGGTAAAATGTTTCCCACTGCAGTTTCTTAAGATAAACTCCACTGTATTTTAGTGCCTTGCTTTTTTCTCCCCAAATCATGATGATTGGATCAAAGTCTGTGTCACATATTCTATTTTGCGGCTGATTTAGGATTAATATCATGACAGAaaatgcacatacacacataatTGCATTGTCTGCATCTGCTTTATCCTGTTTTGTTGCTCCCTTCTCTTTTAGacttttattgcattttattattgGTTTCTTTAATTGCTGGTAGCTGCATTAGGGTATAAAAGAAATGGATTTCTTGGAAATTGCtttgaggagaaagaaggaatagCAGTGTAAGAATTAAGATGAAAGATTACAACATTTCCTAATTATGTTTTAAGAACATAAAGTATTGATCCTCCCCTTTGGAAAGAACATTTGCCTCCTTCCTTGCATTAATCTTTCCATTTTACGTGGAATTATTGAGGGCGTAACAAGGCTTTGCAAGTCACTCCTTTTTGCTAATGGTATGCAATGTCAATTTATTGAACAGCATTTTTTCTATTCATAACGACTACCTCTTCCCACTGGAATGGCCATTCCAGCTGAGATCTAGTCAGCAGATATTCTATCGGACAATTTAAAGCTGGTTTGAATAGCAGTGGTTGGTTCTCCAATTGCTTAGATTAGAAGGATTTTTGGCCATACATTCCAGGAGTATGGAGACTTGACCTGGAAGAAGTAAAAATtatcttttagtttatttttctgaAAGACTTTTGTTTTCTCAGTCATTTCAAGCCCAATCCATTCTGTTTGACCTTATACaatgaattcagcatttttataTATTGATGAAGAAAAGGAGATAAAATGCATTGTGTCTGGAGAAGGATGCATGGATAGATGTTGTGTGTGGTATGGATATGGTGGGTGACACACGCTTCTGGCTTTGATATGCATCCTCCAACAAATTATCTATCCATGAGAAAATATGGACTTTGGTCTAAAAAAAGTACTCTATTCCTAGTTCAAAAGATTGATTTTGTTGTAATTGCATTTTGTTACTGCTGTTCTCATAGCTTGAAAGAGCAGTGCAGAAATGTTCTATTTAACTTATATATTTTCAAATGTTTGtttccttttcatttatttattttgtctagATTTATGGGATGATACTAACTTCGTTCCTTTGGTACTCTATCCATTGTAAGAACAATTTGGATCGAAAGGGCAAATATGTCCTGGCAAAGCTATCCGAAACTGGCTTCTGATCTGCACAGAAGAAGGACCAGGACTTTCCATAGATGTGAGTGAACAATATGGGAAGCTTATTCTCGTTGTCACCTGTTTTCTCCCCACAAATGACCTGTTCCAAATATACTTGAGCAAATAGGCAAGTAAGAGGCCTGCACTATTTGTTGATAGGCTATTTAAAATGATGCTCATCCAGGACCTCAGAAGCACACAGTATTGACTGTAAACACAAAGCCATGACATAAACCcagcagcaagaattgttcaACCACAAACATACTCTGCCACTGAAAGCCATAATTTGGGGCCCCCAAAATAGCAAGTCAAAACAGAACAACTCTGAACTCATTAACTagcaaacatctttttaaaactcTGCTGAATGAATGAGCAAAAGTgctctgcttttatttattttttgtcccATCAATTTTCAGCATAGTCAGTTCTGCTGCAATACCTGAATTTAAACCCTACTGACACTTTTGTATGCTTTCTTGATTTAAGTAAACCTCTGGAGATAACTTACAGTATCTGTCTAATGTAAACACTAGTGTTGCTTCTATGACAGAAATTGAGTTTTGGTTTGATCCATCATCATTGGATTTCATTCCAATCAACTAAAGTTCGTAGTTATTTAAGCTGGACTATTAAAGAAATTTATGGAATTGAGTGTGACTTCCCATGCATTCAGCTTTGCTCTGTGTCTAGTGAAGGCAATGAAAAACAATCACAGTCTTTTCTTCCAAGACAAGTATTGATTGAGTAATTTCAGCACAGTAACCTAAATTCTTAACTTTCTATGGGAAGTGAAAACCTGTTAGCTCCGAGGATATACTGTATATCAAGTTTTCTTTAATAGGTGTCATGAAAAATATTAGACTTGTCATTTGTAACTGGTCAATTGATAGGGTAGTCCTGTGTCCCTTTAGATTCACAGAGAAGAAGGTACTTTGGTGATAGCATGGGCACTCACAGAGCATCCATCACCAAATGTTTCTTTTCCAACACTATGCTGCAGCCCTAGAAGGCACCCATGCAATCCTGGGAAGACATATTTGTTTCAAGGGACTGCCAACAGGGGCCATGTGCTGCAAAAGTACCTTTTCCCCATTGAATCCAAAGTAGTGCTCAGCTATCAGCTCATGATACAGATGCTTACAAAAAGTCAATGTATGAATAAATGCTGGGGAAAAAACTCCAAGCAAAGCAAGAAAGAGGAAACCAAACCTGAAAGTTTCCAAAATCATGAACAGGCAACTGTTTTCTAATAATGTACCCAAAAGTTTGGAGATTCCTACAATTCTAGTAAAAATCACACGTAGTATTACACCAGGAGTCCATCAGTTTTAAAAGGGGAAGAGAAgtcatagcattttttttttagttaatcaGACTTGCCTAGGCAAAGCGAGAGCATTATAAAAATGTcccaatgaaggagaatatttgtagctcagggttgaaatgaggggtccgtgttgctctctgagcttggttgtaaacttgcagatgttttattatccaaAGTAGGTGACACCATCAATGCTAATTATTAGCACTGATAGtttttacctagtttgggtaatgaatttTTTgtaacaaaacaaccaagctcagagatcactaaGGACCCCTCATCCAAATGTACTCCTGCCTTGCCAATGCAAGCACATATCAGGCTTACATGGCAAAGCCCAGCATGAGTTTTGAGAGATAGTTAAAATATAGGATCTAGTCTTTTGTCATAGCTATGTAATACTGAGAATAGTGATTTCTGATGTAGCATGTAACAGTATATCTATACCCTATAGATTTCAGAGGAAGGTATTAGTAAAATTAATGACTAATCAACTGGTAATGTTAAGCTAAATCAAGAAAGTATAATGAAAGTTCTGCATCTTAGAGGAAGTAGTGTGATGGTTTCCTGAAATCCTTAATCCAAATGATGTCATTCATTTTATCAACAATTTGTGGGCATGCAAGTTCATTTATCATTTTGGAAATTTTTGCTATTACAAAAAATGAGAACTCCTACGTAAAGCTATTATGGTATTTAATCTACATATGACTTTTAAATGTGTTTCCATA
Encoded here:
- the TSPAN32 gene encoding tetraspanin-32; translated protein: MGKRSWVRAMKCQLLVTSLFIMLLGVSVGVLAIITHSGKHFIVINSASSETNSYYRNFHTIVSYIGMCLSIILAMAALMSIVATIKELEGPMAACFFCFTVIFCASGMATYWTVTNSIVVENAMIDVYDVVYEDVRNNISSTRREELYSIHKMFLCCGKKSAFAERNSIEDEMCTSEILEIEEEDCLQQIKYFLKKHMDIVCVLMTITIFFMIYGMILTSFLWYSIHCKNNLDRKGKYVLAKLSETGF